A genomic region of Ficedula albicollis isolate OC2 chromosome 12, FicAlb1.5, whole genome shotgun sequence contains the following coding sequences:
- the ABHD6 gene encoding monoacylglycerol lipase ABHD6 — protein MDLDLLNMFVIAGGTLAIPILAFVASFLLWPSALIRIYYWYWRRALGMQVRYANYDDYQFCYSYRGRPGYRPSILMLHGFSAHKDMWLSIVKFLPKNLHLICVDMPGHEGTTRSDLDDYSISGQAKRIHQFVECIKLNKKPFHLVGTSMGGNVAGVYAAQYPEDICSLTLICPAGLPSTTDSKFIKQLRELQESKRIDRIPLIPSTPEEMAEMLKLCSYVRFKVPQQILQGLVDVRIPHNEFYRKLFLEIVDEKSRHSLHENMSKIKAPTQVIWGKQDQVLDVSGASVLAGAIPDCHVYILENCGHSVVVERPRKTANLILEFLALLHSIDNNKKQA, from the exons ATGGACCTGGATTTGCTGAACATGTTTGTCATCGCTGGTGGCACTCTGGCCATCCCCATCCTGGCCTTTGTGGCCTCATTCCTCCTCTGGCCCTCGGCGCTCATCCGCATCTACTACTG GTACTGGCGCCGAGCCTTGGGCATGCAGGTCAGATATGCAAACTACGATGACTATCAGTTTTGTTATTCCTATAGAGGAAGGCCTGGGTACCGGCCGTCCATCCTGATGTTACATGGGTTCTCAGCCCACAAAGACATGTGGCTGTCCATAGTCAAG TTCCTGCCAAAGAACCTGCACTTGATATGCGTGGACATGCCTGGGCACGAGGGCACGACCCGCTCGGACTTGGATGATTACTCCATTAGTGGGCAAGCTAAGAGAATACACCAG TTCGTGGAGTGCATCAAGCTGAACAAAAAGCCCTTTCATCTGGTTGGCACTTCCATGGGGGGGAATGTTGCTGGCGTCTACGCTGCTCAGTACCCAGAAGATATTTGCAGCCTGACCCTCATCTGTCCTGCAG GCCTGCCAAGTACCACAGACAGCAAGTTCATCAAGCAGCTGCGGGAGCTGCAGGAGTCCAAACGCATTGACAGGATCCCTTTAATCCCCTCCACGCCCGAGGAGATGGCAGAGATGCTGAAGCTTTGCTCCTACGTTCGCTTCAAGGTGCCACAGCAG atCCTCCAGGGCCTCGTTGACGTTCGCATCCCACACAATGAATTCTACCGCAAAC TGTTTTTAGAAATCGTGGATGAAAAGTCCAGGCACTCTCTCCATGAGAACATGAGCAAGATCAAAGCACCGACACAGGTCATCTGGGGAAAGCAGGACCAG GTCCTGGACGTGTCTGGTGCCAGTGTTTTAGCAGGTGCTATTCCAGACTGCCATGTGTACATCCTGGAGAACTGTGGGCACTCTGTGGTGGTGGAGCGGCCCCGCAAGACAGCCAACCTCATCCTGGAGTTCCTGGCGCTGCTGCACAGCATAGACAACAACAAGAAGCAGGcatga